In one window of Microbacterium dextranolyticum DNA:
- a CDS encoding extracellular solute-binding protein codes for MNKKLGALALLGASAVALSGCAGGAGNGSDGTPAPATVRVWLNGTDTPQDARDYLTKTFAEQNPGSTLVIEEQQWTGLVDKLTTSLPSNDTPDIVEMGNTQAAAFTSSGALLDLSDITDKIGGSDLLDGFVEAGTWDGKLYAAPYYSGARIVFYNTAQYQTAGVTVPKTLDDYVANGEKLAAALPGVSGVFFPGKDWYNALPFIWENGGEIAVQKDGKWEAQLSSDASVKGIEQVQALMTKASVAPKDGDESEAWVPFRTEKAATLSAPSWAYWSIVADDNKAPTALTDTLGYFALPGKSGGTAKVFAGGSNIGISAKSSHPELAKSALEIMLSDQYQTILAKAGLVPAKKSLGSQVAAATPELAKTIADAAANAKLTPTSPQWADVEAKGLLQDFFVKVANGGDVKSLATALDQQIDSILNG; via the coding sequence ATGAACAAGAAGCTCGGAGCCCTCGCACTCCTCGGCGCTTCGGCTGTCGCTCTCTCCGGCTGCGCCGGCGGGGCCGGCAACGGGTCCGACGGCACTCCTGCCCCCGCAACGGTGCGGGTCTGGCTCAACGGGACCGATACGCCGCAGGACGCCCGCGACTACCTCACGAAGACCTTCGCGGAGCAGAACCCCGGCAGCACCCTCGTCATCGAGGAACAGCAGTGGACGGGGCTGGTCGACAAGCTCACGACGAGCCTGCCGTCCAACGACACCCCCGACATCGTCGAGATGGGCAACACGCAGGCCGCCGCCTTCACCTCCAGCGGTGCGCTGCTGGACCTCTCCGACATCACGGACAAGATCGGCGGTTCGGACCTGCTCGACGGATTCGTCGAGGCGGGCACCTGGGACGGCAAGCTCTACGCCGCCCCGTACTACTCCGGAGCCCGCATCGTCTTCTACAACACCGCGCAATATCAGACGGCGGGGGTCACCGTGCCGAAGACCCTCGACGACTACGTCGCGAACGGAGAGAAGCTCGCCGCTGCGCTGCCGGGCGTCTCGGGGGTCTTCTTCCCGGGCAAGGACTGGTACAACGCGCTCCCCTTCATCTGGGAGAACGGCGGCGAGATCGCGGTGCAGAAGGATGGCAAGTGGGAGGCGCAGCTCTCCAGCGATGCCTCGGTCAAGGGCATCGAGCAGGTCCAGGCACTCATGACCAAGGCATCGGTCGCGCCGAAGGACGGCGACGAGTCCGAGGCCTGGGTACCGTTCCGCACCGAGAAGGCGGCGACTCTCTCCGCTCCCAGCTGGGCGTACTGGTCGATCGTCGCCGATGACAACAAGGCGCCGACGGCTCTCACCGACACGCTCGGCTACTTCGCCTTGCCGGGCAAGAGCGGAGGCACCGCCAAGGTCTTCGCCGGTGGCTCGAACATCGGCATCTCCGCGAAGTCGTCCCACCCCGAGCTCGCCAAGAGCGCGCTGGAGATCATGCTGAGCGACCAGTACCAGACGATCCTCGCCAAGGCCGGTCTGGTCCCCGCGAAGAAGTCGCTCGGATCGCAGGTCGCCGCAGCGACGCCCGAGCTTGCGAAGACGATCGCGGATGCCGCGGCCAATGCGAAGCTCACCCCCACCTCGCCCCAGTGGGCCGATGTGGAGGCGAAGGGTCTGCTGCAGGACTTCTTCGTGAAGGTCGCGAACGGTGGCGACGTGAAGTCGCTCGCCACGGCACTCGACCAGCAGATCGACAGCATCCTGAACGGCTGA
- a CDS encoding carbohydrate ABC transporter permease has translation MPRATPALADADIDAAPAPAPRRRRADRTPLVLLLPALAMLVVFIGWPLLQLIIMSFQKYGRAQIFGAPPEFVGLDNYLRVLTDPQFWVVLGRSFALMVVCAAATMVLGVAIALMMRSLGTVMRTVVSVGLLLAWAMPALTGTIVWGWIFDTSYGIVNYLLTQITGQNWIGHSWLSDPLSFFGVAAIIITWGAVPFVAFSTYAGLGQVPGEVLEASSLDGAGAWQRFRLIVVPYIRSILVVLLILQVIWDLRVFAQIYALQTVGGIRADTNTIGVYIYTVSMATGDVGSGGAISVILVVILLAISAYYIRTMLKEDES, from the coding sequence ATGCCCCGCGCCACCCCCGCTCTCGCGGACGCCGACATCGACGCGGCACCCGCACCCGCGCCGCGCCGTCGCCGCGCCGACCGCACACCCCTCGTGCTGCTGCTGCCGGCGCTCGCGATGCTCGTCGTCTTCATCGGCTGGCCGCTGCTGCAGCTGATCATCATGTCCTTCCAGAAGTACGGGCGCGCGCAGATCTTCGGGGCACCGCCCGAGTTCGTCGGACTCGACAACTACCTGCGCGTGCTCACCGACCCGCAGTTCTGGGTCGTGCTCGGTCGCAGCTTCGCGCTGATGGTGGTGTGCGCCGCCGCGACGATGGTGCTCGGCGTGGCCATCGCCCTGATGATGCGCTCGCTCGGCACCGTGATGCGCACCGTCGTCTCGGTCGGGCTGCTGCTGGCCTGGGCGATGCCGGCCCTGACGGGCACCATCGTGTGGGGGTGGATCTTCGACACCTCCTACGGCATCGTGAACTACCTGCTCACGCAGATCACGGGGCAGAACTGGATCGGACACAGCTGGCTCTCCGACCCGCTCAGCTTCTTCGGCGTCGCCGCCATCATCATCACGTGGGGGGCCGTCCCGTTCGTCGCCTTCTCGACGTACGCCGGGCTCGGGCAGGTGCCCGGTGAAGTGCTCGAGGCATCCTCGCTCGACGGTGCCGGCGCGTGGCAGCGGTTCCGACTGATCGTCGTGCCCTACATCCGCTCGATCCTCGTCGTGCTGCTGATCCTGCAGGTCATCTGGGATCTGCGCGTGTTCGCGCAGATCTACGCCCTGCAGACCGTCGGCGGCATCCGCGCCGACACCAACACGATCGGCGTCTACATCTACACGGTGTCCATGGCCACCGGAGACGTCGGCTCGGGCGGCGCGATCTCGGTGATCCTGGTGGTCATCCTGCTCGCGATCTCCGCCTATTACATCCGCACGATGCTGAAGGAGGACGAGTCGTGA
- a CDS encoding L,D-transpeptidase family protein: MATKSDTEGPTDPSSAPETAGTTTAILDAPATAEGDRPVEWAPAEPRPKRRRLWLWIGVPAALVVGGVVTASLVLIAPGTTVGGAPVGFQTAGAAADSIDQRLAQTTLVLGEGGPRVTGAQLGATVDASSLADSAFSSRPMWNVTQWFGDPIDAQITLDKTTATAALRAALPGAYTDPTPATVSFSGTAYAVTPSTPGTGIDLDALTTQLRDAFDAGTTTVTVPATTAPVDAAADSANAQAAADKANAMLATAGFYVGDERTVPVDAATAASWLTITPAADGTFTVAADPAKIQPHVDALAAQVNRAPVNGTVVTNSDGTVLETTVPGADGRTLGDTHSIAADYAKQLDAGNAAFALPVTVTPATTTTLQRLLEVNLSTQTVYLKENGNVVDSWAVSTGTAQAPTTPGHYRVNSHIASQTMTSSDPDNPYWNYDVPNVQWVMYFNGDEAFHGVYWHDNFGTPSSHGCVGMPNSRAKQIYDWSPTGVDVWIHS, from the coding sequence ATGGCCACGAAGTCCGACACAGAGGGACCGACCGACCCGTCGAGCGCGCCCGAAACGGCCGGCACGACGACAGCGATCCTCGATGCACCCGCCACGGCGGAAGGCGACCGACCCGTCGAATGGGCCCCCGCTGAACCTCGACCGAAGCGCAGACGCCTCTGGCTGTGGATCGGGGTGCCCGCGGCCCTCGTCGTCGGTGGCGTCGTCACCGCATCGCTCGTCCTCATCGCGCCCGGCACGACGGTCGGCGGCGCGCCGGTCGGGTTCCAGACCGCGGGAGCGGCGGCCGACTCGATCGATCAGCGCCTCGCGCAGACCACGCTCGTCCTCGGCGAGGGCGGTCCGCGCGTGACCGGCGCCCAGCTCGGCGCGACTGTCGATGCGTCGTCTCTCGCGGACTCCGCGTTCTCGTCGCGGCCGATGTGGAACGTCACCCAGTGGTTCGGCGATCCGATCGATGCGCAGATCACTCTCGACAAGACCACGGCGACGGCCGCGCTGCGCGCCGCTCTCCCCGGCGCCTACACCGATCCCACACCGGCAACCGTGTCGTTCTCCGGCACGGCCTACGCCGTCACCCCGTCGACCCCCGGCACCGGCATCGACCTCGACGCCCTGACGACGCAGCTGCGCGATGCCTTCGACGCCGGCACGACCACCGTGACGGTGCCGGCCACCACCGCCCCCGTCGATGCCGCCGCGGACAGCGCGAACGCGCAGGCCGCCGCTGACAAGGCCAACGCCATGCTCGCCACCGCCGGCTTCTACGTCGGCGACGAGCGCACGGTCCCCGTGGACGCGGCGACCGCCGCCAGCTGGCTGACGATCACGCCCGCGGCCGACGGCACCTTCACCGTCGCCGCCGACCCGGCGAAGATCCAGCCTCACGTCGACGCCCTCGCCGCACAGGTCAACCGCGCGCCCGTCAACGGCACCGTCGTGACGAACTCCGATGGAACGGTGCTCGAGACGACCGTCCCCGGAGCGGACGGACGCACCCTCGGCGACACGCACTCGATCGCCGCCGACTACGCGAAGCAGCTCGACGCGGGCAACGCCGCGTTCGCCCTGCCCGTCACGGTGACGCCTGCGACCACGACCACCTTGCAGCGCCTGCTGGAGGTGAACCTGTCGACCCAGACGGTGTACCTCAAGGAGAACGGCAACGTCGTGGACTCGTGGGCGGTGTCGACCGGCACCGCGCAGGCTCCGACGACGCCGGGGCACTACCGCGTGAACAGCCACATCGCCTCGCAGACGATGACCAGCAGCGACCCCGACAACCCGTACTGGAACTACGATGTGCCCAACGTGCAGTGGGTCATGTACTTCAACGGCGACGAGGCCTTCCACGGCGTCTACTGGCACGATAACTTCGGCACTCCCTCCAGCCACGGCTGCGTCGGCATGCCGAACTCCCGCGCGAAGCAGATCTACGACTGGTCGCCCACGGGCGTCGACGTGTGGATCCACAGCTGA
- a CDS encoding ROK family transcriptional regulator, whose amino-acid sequence MSGSNVPPPVADAATVGSVSFGSRRVLRPAAKVLPEHARAHNRSLVLQTLFHQGAMSRADLARETGLTRVTISDLVGELIEDGYVAERGMREVTGPGKPAILVDLDRSGHRIVGLDLSRSDRFLGAVLTLDGEIVARHDIPVPDDPAGILDAVVGLSRTLVADAHAPVLGVGVGTPGIVDDSGTVLAAPNFGWSSVDLRGILRDAVSLPVLVANDANAAVLAEYTFGGAGDDVMLVRVGRGVGSGLLTGGQPMRGSRFAAGEIGHVTVGTDGGPVCVCGKVGCLEAWLSAPSLERALAAPGADHDSVLRDAGERLGIALAPIVGALDLSEIVLSGPHRLLDGPLATATVETLHARTLAEFHDGVQVRMTTQGEDIVLRGAAVMVLSGQLGVS is encoded by the coding sequence ATGTCAGGTTCGAACGTCCCGCCTCCCGTCGCGGATGCCGCCACCGTCGGAAGCGTCTCCTTCGGCTCGCGTCGGGTGCTGCGCCCCGCGGCGAAGGTCCTGCCCGAGCACGCCCGCGCACACAATCGGTCGCTCGTCCTGCAGACCCTCTTCCACCAGGGTGCCATGTCCCGCGCGGACCTCGCGCGGGAGACGGGACTCACCCGGGTTACGATCTCCGACCTCGTGGGCGAGCTCATCGAAGACGGCTACGTCGCCGAGCGCGGAATGCGCGAGGTCACCGGCCCCGGAAAACCGGCCATCCTCGTGGACCTCGACCGCTCGGGACACCGCATCGTCGGCCTGGACCTGTCGCGCAGCGACCGCTTCCTGGGGGCGGTCCTCACCCTCGACGGCGAGATCGTCGCCCGCCACGACATCCCGGTGCCCGACGACCCCGCAGGCATCCTCGATGCCGTCGTCGGGTTGAGCCGCACCCTCGTCGCCGACGCGCACGCCCCCGTGCTCGGCGTCGGCGTCGGTACGCCGGGCATCGTCGACGACAGCGGCACGGTGCTCGCCGCCCCGAACTTCGGGTGGAGCTCGGTCGACCTGCGAGGCATCCTCCGCGACGCGGTCTCTCTCCCCGTGCTGGTCGCCAACGACGCGAACGCCGCCGTCCTGGCGGAGTACACCTTCGGCGGGGCAGGCGACGACGTCATGCTCGTGCGCGTCGGCCGCGGTGTCGGTTCCGGCCTGCTCACGGGCGGTCAGCCCATGCGCGGCAGCCGGTTCGCAGCGGGCGAGATCGGTCACGTCACCGTCGGCACCGACGGCGGCCCCGTGTGCGTGTGCGGAAAGGTCGGATGCCTCGAGGCCTGGCTGTCCGCACCGTCGCTCGAGCGTGCGCTCGCCGCGCCGGGCGCCGACCACGACTCCGTTCTGCGCGACGCGGGGGAGCGGCTGGGCATCGCCCTGGCTCCCATCGTCGGCGCCCTCGATCTGTCGGAGATCGTCCTCTCCGGCCCGCACCGACTTCTCGACGGCCCGCTCGCCACGGCGACCGTCGAGACCCTCCACGCCCGCACGCTCGCCGAGTTCCACGACGGTGTGCAGGTGCGCATGACGACGCAGGGGGAGGACATCGTCCTCCGCGGTGCGGCCGTCATGGTCCTGTCCGGACAGCTCGGAGTGTCCTGA
- a CDS encoding carbohydrate ABC transporter permease — protein MNARTRHRVGRIALNLAAIVVFAFSVFPVYWMVNTAFLPGSAVKSETPHFWPDQFTLKSFAGAWNDGFLPALGVSLGVTVLTVVVALLFAFLASIAVTRYRFRSRKTFIVAILVIQMIPAEAMIISTFRVLDGWHLLNTIIGLSAVYIAMVLPFTIWTLRGFVNGVPAELEEAAMIDGCSRNQAFWRVTFPLLAPGLVATGIFAFIQAWNEFVFALVIMTRPESQTLPIWLRAFVQATKATDWAVVMAGSTLMAIPVIVFFLIVQGKMTGGLVSGAVKG, from the coding sequence GTGAACGCCCGCACGCGGCATCGCGTCGGCCGGATCGCGCTCAACCTCGCAGCGATCGTCGTCTTCGCCTTCTCGGTGTTCCCGGTGTACTGGATGGTCAACACCGCGTTCCTGCCCGGCTCGGCCGTCAAGAGCGAGACGCCGCATTTCTGGCCCGATCAGTTCACCCTGAAGAGCTTCGCGGGAGCCTGGAACGACGGCTTCCTCCCCGCTCTCGGGGTCTCGCTCGGGGTCACGGTGCTGACGGTCGTCGTGGCGCTCCTGTTCGCCTTCCTCGCCTCGATCGCCGTCACCCGCTACCGCTTCCGCTCGCGCAAGACCTTCATCGTCGCGATCCTCGTGATCCAGATGATCCCGGCCGAGGCGATGATCATCTCGACCTTCCGCGTGCTCGACGGGTGGCACCTGCTCAACACGATCATCGGCCTGTCCGCGGTGTACATCGCGATGGTGCTGCCCTTCACGATCTGGACGCTGCGCGGCTTCGTGAACGGCGTGCCGGCGGAGCTCGAAGAGGCCGCCATGATCGATGGATGCAGCCGCAACCAGGCGTTCTGGCGGGTCACCTTCCCGCTGCTCGCGCCGGGACTCGTCGCGACCGGCATCTTCGCGTTCATCCAGGCGTGGAACGAGTTCGTCTTCGCCCTGGTGATCATGACGCGCCCCGAGTCGCAGACGCTGCCGATCTGGCTGCGCGCGTTCGTCCAGGCCACGAAGGCCACCGACTGGGCGGTCGTCATGGCCGGTTCGACCCTCATGGCCATCCCCGTCATCGTCTTCTTCCTGATCGTGCAGGGCAAGATGACCGGCGGCCTCGTCTCGGGAGCAGTGAAAGGCTGA